A genome region from Hoplias malabaricus isolate fHopMal1 chromosome 8, fHopMal1.hap1, whole genome shotgun sequence includes the following:
- the pcnx1 gene encoding pecanex-like protein 1 isoform X2 — MGSQTLQILRQGVWASITGGWYYDPHQNTFVNALHLYIWLFLLCFPFTLYMALPPSMVIVGVYCGVIAAMFVLLKAVNYRLHTALDEGEVIELRAKGEPGRVAAGERHRDTHPQQEDSNGPGDPGGGIEMADFVREETPPVDCSSRNSYTGMDSNHQIASSRGGPDAAKGDIGKTSDDLSLSLAQSCCSQDQDLMSDPKMYCLISNGSFASMQPSTSLAQDLYSSTPHPFSQSLSSCDTEITAHVPAHSQSFRKDPSRPRGLPRTSSSAGSAFPDSSVPEFSLYPPPRRGGLDPVCELDTSKPQRKLEGREQQQDSPMPSTSGTECYKHNKRERRKLARSISRETGEGEYEVGSGAGLYQGESFRGRGSGSTVLREKGGEPSMDSLRSLSTRSSGSTESYCSGTDRDTNSTLSSLHSEQTSSTHVESLLSLSGDERGASGPSVASGEANKNPHANELSTKPATDEPSTPANASHTSQEGVEPHSEGGGTKTNDPSQERDDVQPKSSDLVQRAASSAGRSGRRRNALGKKRANSFDASRHRDYANLRGLAKPRSAVFVKGDEDSSDQSELSHASSLRSAHQLSTDSSTCPSPPGAPCCSLQAKARGERAKDRDKDRAKRRSSRRTASAKTHARVLSLDSSTVTTDPHHLGAPSCPRPPLTTSKSDLEAKEGEVLDAASLLGRACHLESVTRSRNSLPCPIMLSDTHDNNATARAAGGEDSVTFRRERSTFRRQAVRRRHNAGSNPTPPTSLIGSPLSLQEALSQASQVCVSGIRGHPSRTPSQVTVLSASASLLVRNGSVQLECSQDKASTVGMASLQEDFGKLTPPLYEVGGCDMSLVNFEPATRRASNNIWDTDSHLSSSTSVRFYPHDLIRLNRLLSMDPELLEQQDADVSPDLQEAPHGPQDTAHTHAHPNVHKAKQYYRLWLLPYLWIGLHFDRLTLLALFDRNREVLENVLAVILAVLVAFLGSVLLVHGFFTDIWVFQFCLVIASCQYSLLKSVQPDSSSPRHGHNRIIAYSRPVYFCLCCALIWALHYGSVRSNSSGRVSLYGLKLTGSVLLTSARDLIIVFTLCFPVIFFVGLLPQVNTFLMYLFEQLDIHVFGGNACSSLPSALYSVVRSVVTVAMLYGFCYGALEESWDPQHIPVLFSVFCGLLVAVSYHLSRQSSDPSVLMSLIQSKVFPNVKEQNPEDPLAEVQDPLPDKLRSSVNERLQSDLIVCLLIAVLYFAIHVSTVFLALQPFLSYVLYGLVGAVGFFTHYLLPQMRKQLPWYCFSHPLLKTKEYYQFEVRGAAHVMWFERLHVWLLFVEKNILYPLVILNELSGSAQELATQLNSEVGALVITVAGLKLLRSSYSSPTYQYVTVLFTVLFFTFDYHQLSETLLLDLFIMSIIFSKLWELLYKLRFVYTYIAPWQITWGSAFHAFAQPFAVPHSAMLFVQAIVSAVFSTPLNPFLGSAIFITSYVRPVKFWERDYNTKRVDHSNTRLASQLDRNPGSDDNNLNSIFYEHLTRSLQTSLCGDLMLGRWGNYSTGDCFILASDYLNALVHLVEIGNGLITFQLRGLEFRGTYCQQREVEAITEGVEEDEGCCCCEPGHLPHLLSFNAAFAQRWLAWEVLVTKYVLEGYSITDNSAASMLQVFDLRRILTTYYVKGIIYYVIASPKLEEWLANDVMLDGLRSCRERNYVDLDPTFNPNIDEDYDHRLAGISRDSFCSVYLSWIQYCNNRRQKPLDSEKDSVLVLLCYGLCVLGRRALGTAAHHMSSNLESFLYGLHALFKGDFRISSVRDEWIFADMELLRKVVVPGIRMSLKLHQDHFTSPDEYDDPSVLFEAISSHEQTLVIAHEGDPAWRSAVLSNSPSLLALRHVLDEGTNEYKIIMLNRRYLSFRVIKVNKECVRGLWAGQQQELVFLRNRNPERGSIQNAKQALRNMINSSCDQPIGYPIYVSPLTTSYCNTHAQLGHILGGPISIANIRHFIVNTWHRLRKGCGAGCNSGGNMEECDGGALSCGSGNSGNTGGVSESQHSSISNSRVNANNGQHSHTPHSLGTSHSSQSVHSGVIRQSPARGSVVSQSSSFRFSRHSSLRTSVTGLEPCRSSSSQLSLRTLQLRLGSGPASGSGTGSASGPGPTPDTPQPSNSLSTHSIPPCKRHTHTLAGLLGSEGGGMELHHLHHHHHHHHHNASLSGVRRDDIFCRVQIVDVSQVLDMINLSKRKELVWPDESLRLRAGRSYWRDWSPVEGMEGHVIHRWSPCARELVSRSHMDKAILLVQVDDKLVPIIETGVIELGAEV; from the exons ATGGGCTCCCAAACCCTTCAGATCCTCAGACAAGGAGTATGGGCTTCTATTACCGGAGGATGGTACTACGACCCCCATCAAAACACATTTGTCAACGCTCTTCATCTGTATATCTGGctctttttgctctgttttccctTCACCCTTTACATG GCCCTTCCTCCCTCTATGGTGATAGTGGGTGTTTACTGTGGGGTGATAGCAGCGATGTTTGTTTTGCTGAAGGCAGTAAATTATCGTCTGCATACAGCGCTGGATGAGGGTGAGGTCATTGAGCTTCGGGCCAAGGGGGAACCAGGCAGAGTGGCTGCTGGGGAacgacacagagacacacaccctCAACAGGAGGACTCTAATGGACCAGG CGATCCTGGAGGGGGAATAGAGATGGCTGATTTTGTTAGAGAGGAAACTCCACCAGTTGACTGCAGCTCACGGAACTCCTACACAGGAATGGACTCCAACCACCAG ATTGCTTCTTCTCGTGGGGGTCCTGATGCAGCCAAAG GTGATATAGGGAAGACTTCTGATGACCTCAGTTTGAGTCTGGCTCAGAGCTGCTGTAGTCAGGACCAAG ATTTGATGTCAGACCCAAAGATGTACTGCCTCATATCCAATGGTTCATTTGCATCCATGCAGCCCTCCACTTCACTGGCTCAGGATCTTTACAGTTCCACCCCTCATCCGTTCAGCCAATCGCTGTCCTCCTGTGACACTGAAATCACTGCCCATGTCCCTGCCCACTCTCAATCCTTCCGTAAGGACCCATCTCGTCCTCGTGGTCTCCCTCGGACCTCCAGTTCTGCCGGCTCTGCATTTCCAGACTCTTCTGTGCCAGAGTTCAGCCTGTATCCCCCTCCACGGAGGGGGGGGCTGGATCCTGTGTGTGAATTGGACACCTCCAAACCACAGAGGAAGCTAGAGGGTAGGGAACAACAGCAAGATTCACCCATGCCATCTACGTCAGGGACAGAATGCTATAAACATAATAAACGAGAACGGCGAAAATTGGCACGGTCTATTTCCAGAGAGACGGGGGAAGGGGAATATGAGGTTGGAAGTGGGGCTGGACTGTACCAAGGTGAGAGTTTTCGAGGGAGGGGTTCAGGAAGCACCGTTTTAAGGGAAAAAGGAGGAGAACCAAGCATGGACAGTCTGAGGAGTTTGAGCACTCGGAGCAGCGGCTCGACGGAAAGCTACTGCAGTGGAACAGACAGAGACACTAACAGCACGTTGAGTAGTTTACACAGTGAGCAAACAAGCTCAACACATGTTGAAAGCCTCCTCTCACTTTCAGGTGATGAAAGAGGGGCATCAGGACCCAGTGTAGCCTCGGGGGAGGCCAATAAAAACCCCCATGCCAATGAACTCAGCACCAAACCAGCCACTGACGAACCTTCCACTCCTGCAAATGCATCACACACCAGCCAAGAAGGGGTGGAGCCTCATAGTGAAGGAGGAGGGACCAAGACTAATGACCCCTCCCAGGAGAGAGACGACGTTCAGCCCAAATCGTCTGATCTTGTCCAGCGGGCAGCATCATCCGCAGGCCGGAGTGGACGTCGTCGTAATG CCCTAGGTAAGAAGCGTGCAAACAGTTTTGACGCTAGCCGTCACCGTGACTACGCGAACCTGCGGGGGTTAGCAAAGCCTCGCTCTGCTGTCTTTGTTAAAGGAGACGAGGACTCCAGTGACCAGAGTGAACTGAGCCATGCTTCCAGCCTCCGTTCTGCACACCAGCTGAGCACAGACTCATCAACCTGCCCTTCACCACCTGGTGCCCCTTGCTGTTCTCTCCAGGCCAAGGCCCGTGGTGAGAGGGCAAAAGATAGGGACAAGGACCGGGCAAAGAGACGCTCGTCCAGGCGTACAGCTAGTGCTAAAACCCATGCTCGTGTCCTCAGCTTAGACAGCAGCACGGTCACCACAGACCCCCATCACCTAGGGGCTCCTTCCTGCCCTCGCCCACCACTCACCACCTCAAAATCCGATCTGGAGGCCAAGGAAGGAGAGGTTCTGGATGCAGCATCACTGCTGGGCCGGGCTTGCCACCTAGAGTCTGTCACTCGCTCCCGAAACAGCCTCCCCTGCCCCATAATGCTCAGCGACACTCATGACAACAATGCTACTGCCAGAG CGGCGGGTGGCGAGGACAGCGTAACGTTCCGGCGAGAGCGTAGCACGTTCCGTCGGCAGGCCGTCAGGAGACGGCACAACGCCGGGAGTAACCCAACCCCCCCCACCTCACTCATCGGATCGCCACTCAG TCTGCAGGAGGCTCTGAGTCAGGcatctcaggtgtgtgtgtcagggatCAGAGGTCATCCATCTCGTACTCCGTCTCAGGTGACGGTTCTGAGTGCTAGTGCCTCCCTGCTGGTCAGGAACGGAAGTGTGCAGCTCGAGTGCTCTCAGGACAAAGCCTCCACAGTGGGCATGGCCAGTCTACAGGAGGACTTCG gaAAGCTCACCCCTCCTCTGTATGAAGTTGGAGGTTGCGACATGTCTCTTGTCAACTTCGAACCGGCAACGAGACGAGCTTCCAACAACATTTG gGACACTGATTCTCACCTCTCTAGTTCTACCTCAGTTCGCTTCTACCCTCATGACTTG ATCCGACTGAATCGTCTGTTGTCGATGGACCCGGAGCTGCTGGAGCAGCAGGATGCTGATGTCAGTCCTGACCTGCAGGAGGCACCACATGGCCCCCaggacacagcacacacacatgcacaccctAATGTGCACAAAGCCAAGCAGTACTACAGACTGTGGCTGCTACCGTACCTCTGGATCGGCCTTCACTTCGACAGGCTTACGCTACTTGCACTGTTCGACAg gaaCCGTGAGGTTCTGGAGAATGTTCTGGCCGTGATATTAGCAGTTCTGGTGGCCTTCCTGGGCTCTGTTCTGCTGGTCCATGGGTTTTTCACTGATATCTGGGTCTTTCAGTTCTGCCTTGTTATCGCCAGCTGCCAGTATTCACTCCTGAAG AGTGTTCAACCAGACTCCTCTTCACCTCGACAT GGTCATAACCGTATTATAGCATACAGTaggcctgtgtatttctgtttgtgctgtGCTCTGATCTGGGCTCTTCATTACGGTAGTGTGAGGTCTAACAGCTCCGGCAGGGTCAGTCTGTATGGGCTCAAACTGACCGGATCAGTACTACTCACCTCAGCACGGGACCTCATAATTG TCTTTACTCTGTGTTTTCCTGTGATTTTCTTCGTCGGGCTTCTTCCTCAGGTCAACACTTTCCTCATGTACCTGTTTGAGCAGCTTGATATTCACGTCTTCGGAGGAAATG ctTGCAGCAGTCTTCCCTCGGCTCTGTACAGTGTTGTGCGGAGCGTTGTTACTGTGGCGATGTTGTACGGATTCTGCTATGGAGCGCTAGAG GAGTCATGGGATCCACAACATATCCCggttctgttctctgtgttctgtggaCTGCTGGTAGCTGTGTCGTATCATCTCAGTCGTCAGAGCAGTGACCCCTCTGTCCTCAT GTCTTTGATTCAGTCTAAAGTTTTTCCAAATGTGAAGGAACAGAACCCTGAAGATCCACTGGCTGAGGTTCAGGACCCTCTACCAGACAAACTCAGGAGCTCTGTG AATGAGCGACTACAGTCTGATCTGATAGTATGTTTGCTGATTGCTGTACTTTACTTCGCTATTCACGTCAGCACGGTCTTCCTTGCCCTGCAG cctttCCTGAGTTATGTTCTGTATGGATTGGTGGGGGCCGTAGGCTTTTTTACCCACTATCTTCTGCCCCAGATGAGGAAACAGCTGCCATGGTACTGTTTCTCACATCCATTGCTCAAAACCAAAGAGTATTACCAGTTTGAGGTCCGGG gTGCAGCACATGTGATGTGGTTTGAGCGTCTTCATGTTTGGCTGCTGTTTGTGGAGAAGAATATTCTATATCCTCTCGTCATTCTCAATGAACTCAGTGGCAGTGCACAGGAACTTGCCACTCAGCTCAACTCAGA AGTTGGAGCGTTAGTGATAACTGTAGCTGGATTGAAGTTGTTGCGGTCATCCTACAGTAGTCCAACGTATCAGTACGTCACTGTGCTTTTCACCGTCCTTTTTTTCACCTTCGACTATCACCAGCTCTCCGAGACACTGCTGCTCGACCTCTTCATCATGTCCATCATCTTCAGcaag ttGTGGGAGTTGCTGTATAAGCTGCGTTTTGTTTACACCTACATCGCTCCGTGGCAGATCACATGGGGCTCCGCCTTCCATGCCTTCGCTCAACCATTTGCTGTTCCTC ACTCTGCCATGTTGTTTGTGCAAGCAATAGTTTCAGCAGTTTTCTCCACTCCTCTCAACCCATTCCTCGGCAGTGCGATCTTCATCACCTCCTATGTACGACCTGTCAAGTTCTGGGAGAGAGACTACAA cACAAAGCGAGTAGATCACTCCAACACAAGACTGGCCTCTCAACTGGACAGAAACCCAG GTTCTGATGATAACAACCTGAACTCTATTTTCTACGAGCACCTGACCCGTTCTCTGCAGACATCTCTGTGTGGAGATCTAATGTTGGGTCGGTGGGGTAACTATAGCACTGGAGACTGTTTTATTCTGGCATCTGATTACCTCAACGCCCTCGTTCACCTGGTGGAGATTGGAAATGGACTCATCACCTTCCAGCTCCGCGGTTTAGAGTTCAGAG GTACCTACTGTCAGCAGAGGGAGGTGGAGGCGATAACAGAGGGGGTGGAGGAGGACGagggctgctgctgctgtgagcCGGGTCACCTGCCCCACCTGCTCTCCTTCAATGCTGCCTTTGCTCAGCGCTGGCTCGCCTGGGAAGTGCTCGTCACCAAGTACGTCCTGGAGGGCTACAGCATCACTGACAACAGTGCGGCATCGATGCTGCAGGTGTTTGATCTCCGCCGCATCCTCACAACTTACTATGTCAAG GGAATAATTTACTATGTCATTGCATCGCCGAAGTTGGAGGAGTGGCTGGCGAATGACGTGATGCTGGATGGTTTGAGGAGCTGCAGGGAGAGAAACTACGTGGACCTGGACCCGACATTTAACCCCAACATCGACGAGGACTATGACCACAGATTGGCGGGAATCTCCAGAGACAGCTTCTGCTCAGTGTATCTCAGCTGGATACAGTACTGCAACAACCGGAGACAGAAG CCATTGGATAGTGAGAAGGACTCTGTGCTTGTGTTACTGTGTTATGGTCTGTGTGTCCTGGGCAGGAGAGCACTGGGCACTGCAGCACACCACATGTCCAG TAACCTGGAGTCGTTCCTGTATGGGCTGCATGCTCTGTTTAAGGGGGATTTCCGGATATCTTCCGTGAGAGATGAATGGATATTTGCTGATATGGAGCTGCTGAGGAAAGTGGTGGTGCCTGGAATTCGCATGTCTCTGAAATTGCACCAG GACCACTTTACCTCTCCTGATGAGTATGATGACCCCTCCGTGTTGTTTGAAGCAATTTCGTCTCATGAGCAGACACTGGTGATCGCCCACGAAGGAGACCCTGCTTGGCGTAGTGCCGTTCTCTCAAACTCGCCTTCGCTACTTGCCCTCCGTCATGTTCTAGATGAGGGAACCAACGAATACAAGATCATCATGCTCAACCGCAGATACCTCAGCTTCAGGGTCATCAAg gtgaataAGGAATGTGTTCGTGGTCTTTGGGCAGGACAGCAGCAGGAGCTAGTGTTTTTACGGAACCGGAACCCAGAGCGCGGAAGCATCCAGAACGCTAAACAGGCGCTCCGTAACATGATTAACTCTTCATGTGATCAGCCGATTGGATATCCAATCTATGTCTCTCCACTCACCACCTCCTACTGCAACACACACGCCCAGCTTGGACACATCCTCGGGGGTCCGATCAGCATCGCCAACATCAGACACTTTATTGTCAACACGTGGCACAG GCTGCGTAAGGGCTGTGGGGCTGGCTGTAACAGTGGAGGCAATATGGAGGAATGTGATGGTGGTGCACTGTCCTGTGGCAGCGGCAATTCTGGGAATACAggtggagtcagtgaatcaCAGCACAGCTCCATATCCAACAGCAGAGTAAACGCAAACAATGGCCAGCACTCTCACACTCCACACTCACTCG GGACAAGTCACAGTTCTCAATCAGTTCACTCAGGAGTGATCCGTCAATCTCCTGCGCGTGGTTCTGTGGTCAGTCAGTCGTCATCATTTCGTTTCAGTCGTCACTCATCCCTGCGGACATCTGTCACAGGTCTGGAGCCGTGTCGCTCGTCCAGCAGTCAGCTTTCTCTCCGTACACTCCAGCTCCGCCTTGGCTCAGGCCCTGCCTCTGGCTCTGGCACAGGCTCCGCCTCTGGCCCAGGCCCCACCCCTGACACACCTCAACCGTCCAACTcgctctccacacactccattCCTCCCTGCAaacggcacacacacacactagcag GCCTTTTGGGCAGTGAGGGTGGCGGTATGGAGCTTCATCACCtgcaccaccatcatcatcaccaccaccataaTGCTTCACTGTCTGGTGTAAGGAGAGATGATATCTTCTGCAGAGTACAG ATTGTAGATGTGAGCCAGGTGCTGGATATGATAAACCTGTCGAAGAGGAAGGAGTTGGTTTGGCCAGATGAATCTTTGCGTTTGCGAGCAGGCCGGAGCTACTGGAGGGATTGGAGCCCTGTAGAAGGCATGGAAGGACAC GTGATTCACAGATGGTCGCCTTGTGCCCGTGAGCTGGTCAGTCGTTCTCATATGGATAAGGCCATCCTGCTGGTTCAGGTGGATGACAAACTTGTGCCAATCATAGAAACAGGAGTCATAGAGCTGGGAGCTGAGGTTTGA